The Macaca nemestrina isolate mMacNem1 chromosome 12, mMacNem.hap1, whole genome shotgun sequence genome contains a region encoding:
- the CAVIN3 gene encoding caveolae-associated protein 3 has protein sequence MRESALEPGPVPEAPAGGPVHAVTVVTLLEKLASMLETLRERQGGLARRQGGLAGSVRRIQSGLGALSRSHDTTSNTLAQLLAKAERVSSHANAAQERAVRRAAQVQRLEANHGLLVARGKLHVLLFKEEGEVPASAFQKAPEPLGPEDQSELGPEQLEAEVGESSDEEPVESRAQRLRRTGLQKVQSLRRALSGRKGPAAPPPTPVKPPRLGPGRSAEAQLEAQPELEPMLVLEPEPRQDTEEDPRRPGAAKEVPLQIESAA, from the exons ATGAGGGAGAGTGCGTTGGAGCCGGGGCCTGTGCCCGAGGCGCCGGCTGGGGGTCCCGTGCACGCCGTGACGGTGGTGACCCTGCTGGAGAAGCTGGCCTCCATGCTGGAGACGCTGCGGGAGCGGCAGGGAGGCCTGGCTCGAAGGCAGGGAGGCCTGGCAGGGTCCGTGCGCCGCATCCAGAGCGGCCTGGGCGCTTTGAGTCGCAGCCACGACACCACCAGCAACACCTTGGCGCAGCTGCTGGCCAAGGCGGAGCGCGTAAGCTCGCACGCCAACGCCGCCCAAGAGCGCGCGGTGCGCCGCGCAGCCCAGGTGCAGCGGCTGGAGGCCAACCATGGGCTGCTGGTGGCGCGCGGGAAGCTCCACGTTCTGCTCTTCAAG GAGGAGGGTGAAGTCCCAGCCAGCGCTTTCCAGAAGGCACCAGAGCCCTTGGGCCCGGAGGACCAGTCCGAGCTGGGCCCAGAGCAGCTGGAGGCCGAAGTTGGAGAGAGCTCGGACGAGGAGCCGGTGGAGTCCAGGGCCCAGCGGCTGCGGCGCACCGGATTGCAGAAGGTACAGAGCCTCCGAAGGGCCCTTTCGGGCCGGAAAGGCCCTGCAGCGCCACCGCCCACCCCGGTCAAGCCGCCTCGCCTTGGGCCTGGCCGGAGCGCTGAAGCCCAGCTGGAAGCCCAGCCTGAGCTGGAGCCCATGCTGGTGCTGGAGCCAGAGCCTCGGCAGGACACCGAGGAAGATCCCAGGAGACCTGGGGCTGCCAAAGAAGTTCCGCTCCAAATAGAGAGTGCAGCCTGA